One region of Natronorubrum aibiense genomic DNA includes:
- a CDS encoding DUF2391 family protein: MKFRRPNRFRLADSAQQIVGGFLLAGPFVVTEEVWVLAADMTIFHALATICVVAGIGYAALYKADTTRDIDVEQEIAGVPARFISLLCVSFGSVLILAMLFDAPDTFLDIEPLSVEGLRITFNAISVGSVFSIVGAATADTIFSK, from the coding sequence ATGAAATTTCGTCGCCCGAACCGGTTTCGACTGGCCGACTCCGCACAGCAGATCGTCGGTGGCTTCCTGCTTGCGGGGCCGTTCGTCGTCACCGAAGAGGTCTGGGTCCTCGCAGCGGACATGACCATCTTCCATGCACTGGCGACGATCTGTGTCGTCGCCGGAATCGGTTACGCCGCGCTCTATAAGGCCGACACGACTCGAGACATCGACGTCGAACAGGAAATCGCTGGCGTTCCTGCGAGATTTATCTCGCTGCTGTGCGTTTCGTTTGGGTCGGTGCTCATCCTCGCGATGCTGTTCGACGCACCCGATACATTTCTCGACATCGAACCGCTGAGCGTCGAGGGACTGCGAATCACGTTCAACGCTATCAGTGTCGGTTCGGTGTTCAGCATCGTCGGCGCGGCGACGGCCGATACGATCTTCTCAAAGTAG
- a CDS encoding rubrerythrin family protein, whose product MTDSETFVDAVREDNQTALSRLGSSKSLYADTGGDIDTEPVLRATATAEHAAWTTFTQWADSDDHDGARNAFDTTATEERGHYETVLDHLGVEEFEPDDVPNLHEYLRGLESTVERTGAFIGRILASKRSKEQVVGYFVGDADPQTANVFREFGTDLDDQLERAQALLEDVCETDDDYERAQTAAAGAIEAAYDEYVENLEAMGANPKPVC is encoded by the coding sequence ATGACCGATTCCGAGACATTCGTCGATGCTGTACGGGAAGACAACCAGACCGCACTTTCGCGACTCGGTTCCTCGAAGTCGCTGTATGCCGACACTGGCGGCGACATCGACACCGAGCCTGTCCTCCGTGCGACTGCCACCGCCGAACACGCAGCATGGACGACGTTCACACAGTGGGCCGACAGCGACGACCACGACGGGGCTCGCAACGCCTTCGACACCACGGCAACGGAGGAACGAGGCCACTACGAGACTGTTCTCGACCATCTCGGCGTCGAGGAGTTCGAGCCGGACGACGTGCCGAACCTCCACGAGTACCTGCGCGGCCTCGAGTCGACGGTCGAGCGCACCGGGGCCTTTATCGGCCGCATCCTCGCGAGCAAGCGCTCGAAAGAGCAGGTCGTCGGCTACTTCGTCGGCGACGCCGATCCCCAGACCGCCAACGTCTTCCGGGAGTTCGGCACGGACCTGGACGACCAACTCGAGCGCGCACAGGCCCTCCTCGAGGACGTCTGCGAGACCGACGACGACTACGAGCGCGCGCAGACGGCTGCGGCGGGCGCGATTGAGGCCGCCTACGACGAGTACGTCGAGAACCTCGAGGCGATGGGCGCGAATCCGAAACCCGTCTGCTGA
- a CDS encoding sulfurtransferase: MDESVVVSPDWLATHLEDPQIRLVDVRDAWEYDGIGHLPGAVSIPFDSYRDDSDVDRGTLPGADAFAALLSDAGIAPDDTIVAYDDTHGVFAARFVLTALEYGHDDVRLLDGDYSAWNRDRETTSAVPEIEPTSYDPDPLSPEESPLIGFDAVADALERGALFVDTRDRDEFEEARIPGAVRFDWREAVDDETRGLKPESELEAVLESTGITPDREIVLYCNTARRISHTYVVLRALGYENVAFYEGSLTEWLARDGEVETGPVAK, translated from the coding sequence ATGGACGAATCCGTCGTCGTTTCCCCCGACTGGCTTGCGACGCACCTCGAGGACCCACAGATACGTCTCGTCGACGTCAGAGACGCCTGGGAGTACGACGGTATCGGACACCTTCCCGGTGCTGTAAGTATTCCCTTCGACAGCTATCGCGACGATTCTGACGTCGATCGCGGGACCCTTCCCGGTGCTGATGCCTTCGCAGCACTGCTCTCGGATGCCGGAATCGCTCCCGACGACACCATCGTCGCCTACGACGACACTCACGGCGTCTTCGCTGCCCGCTTCGTGCTGACGGCCCTCGAGTACGGCCACGACGACGTGCGCCTGCTCGACGGCGACTACAGCGCCTGGAACCGCGACCGCGAGACGACGAGCGCCGTCCCCGAGATCGAACCGACGAGCTACGACCCCGACCCGCTCTCCCCCGAAGAGAGTCCACTGATCGGCTTCGACGCCGTCGCGGACGCCCTCGAGCGCGGCGCGCTGTTCGTCGACACGCGCGATCGAGACGAGTTCGAGGAGGCCCGGATTCCGGGTGCGGTTCGGTTCGACTGGCGGGAGGCCGTCGACGACGAGACGCGCGGGCTGAAACCCGAGTCCGAACTTGAGGCCGTCCTCGAGTCGACCGGCATCACGCCCGACCGCGAAATCGTCCTCTACTGCAACACCGCTCGGCGGATCAGCCACACCTACGTCGTGCTCCGGGCACTCGGCTACGAGAACGTCGCGTTCTACGAGGGGAGTCTGACGGAGTGGCTGGCACGCGACGGCGAGGTCGAGACGGGGCCGGTCGCGAAGTGA
- the thiE gene encoding thiamine phosphate synthase, with amino-acid sequence MTPTEYGTYLVTQASLSAGRETTEIVRAAIDGGIDAVQLREKGTDARWRYELGLEVRELTAKAGVDLLVNDRVDIAQAIDADGVHLGQSDLPVAVARDLLGPEAVIGCSASTVDEATRAEADGADYLGVGSVYGTTSKDVEADRASVGPERIAEISTAVSIPVVGIGGITAENAGTVVEAGAVGVAVVSALTAAEGPRAATESLVTAVETAKSVGDTPQQDG; translated from the coding sequence ATGACTCCCACGGAGTACGGAACCTACCTCGTCACGCAAGCGTCGCTGTCGGCGGGTCGGGAGACGACCGAGATCGTTCGGGCGGCGATCGACGGCGGCATCGATGCCGTCCAACTGCGAGAGAAAGGAACCGACGCCCGCTGGCGCTACGAACTCGGCCTCGAAGTGCGCGAACTCACTGCCAAAGCGGGCGTCGACCTGCTCGTCAACGATCGCGTCGATATCGCACAGGCGATCGACGCCGATGGCGTCCACCTCGGGCAGTCCGATCTGCCCGTCGCGGTCGCGCGGGACCTACTCGGACCCGAGGCCGTGATCGGCTGTTCTGCCTCGACGGTCGACGAGGCGACGCGAGCCGAAGCCGACGGCGCGGACTACCTCGGCGTCGGCTCCGTCTACGGGACGACGTCGAAAGACGTCGAGGCAGACAGAGCCAGCGTCGGTCCCGAACGGATCGCCGAAATCTCGACTGCGGTGTCGATCCCGGTCGTCGGTATCGGCGGCATAACGGCCGAAAACGCCGGTACGGTCGTCGAGGCCGGCGCGGTCGGGGTGGCCGTCGTCTCGGCGCTCACCGCCGCGGAGGGCCCGCGCGCTGCAACCGAGTCGCTCGTCACGGCCGTCGAAACTGCGAAGTCCGTGGGAGACACACCCCAACAGGATGGTTGA
- a CDS encoding type II toxin-antitoxin system HicB family antitoxin — MTADADVDPSEYDALADADVTMRENDHGLHIADDEVTGVSSQGQTPEEALANLAAAVESYTEATDDDPGDDWL; from the coding sequence ATGACCGCCGATGCGGACGTCGATCCGAGCGAGTACGACGCACTCGCGGACGCAGACGTGACGATGCGCGAAAACGACCACGGCCTCCACATCGCCGACGACGAAGTCACCGGCGTCTCGAGTCAGGGACAGACCCCCGAAGAGGCCCTTGCAAATCTCGCCGCCGCAGTCGAATCCTACACCGAGGCGACCGACGACGATCCGGGCGACGACTGGCTCTGA
- a CDS encoding polysaccharide deacetylase family protein, whose product MKRRVYLTTAAAAMVAGCSALSDSETSDEDGNGDEDAVDEELGSFDEFEDLSQWTVMEGSLTADEEQTYVGSQSARMEAAEGDGRIMIKREFDTPRDLSNGYPAIAFASDHTVNPTVQLTDTDGDRLLLKCAVNADGPFVHRDLGIVERVGEPDLSSVEHTKISVWAGDRELSLWCDDYRLVGRPDTGRVLLQFPGGHETVASEAASILAEHDYPATVFVNTDYVDGEDRLSVDDLESLQDDGWTIASQSANNASLIDQDAAGQEDQISSAVSWLDDHGFDSAYFSYPLDGYDESALELVDEYHDLGFVGGFAGHGYLTNAALAPQAATPDADEVTTLLDLTAEYNTITSLSYGTLEGSTLTAFEAAVSKISELESEGELEVVSPSDVASDNIAE is encoded by the coding sequence ATGAAACGACGTGTGTATCTCACGACGGCCGCCGCGGCAATGGTGGCCGGCTGTTCTGCATTGAGCGATTCCGAAACCTCGGACGAGGACGGCAACGGCGACGAGGATGCAGTCGACGAGGAGTTGGGTTCGTTCGACGAGTTCGAAGACCTCTCGCAGTGGACTGTGATGGAAGGATCGCTCACCGCAGACGAAGAGCAGACGTACGTCGGCTCCCAGTCCGCGCGAATGGAAGCCGCAGAAGGCGACGGCCGCATCATGATCAAGCGGGAGTTCGACACGCCGCGTGACCTCTCGAACGGCTACCCCGCGATCGCGTTCGCGAGCGATCACACGGTGAATCCGACCGTTCAGCTGACGGACACCGATGGTGACCGACTGCTGCTCAAGTGTGCAGTCAATGCGGATGGTCCGTTCGTCCACCGCGATCTCGGGATCGTCGAACGGGTCGGCGAACCCGACCTGAGTTCGGTCGAACACACCAAGATCTCCGTCTGGGCCGGCGACCGCGAACTGTCGCTGTGGTGTGACGACTACCGCCTCGTCGGTCGCCCCGACACCGGGCGCGTCCTGTTGCAGTTCCCCGGCGGCCACGAGACGGTCGCGAGCGAAGCGGCCTCGATCCTCGCGGAGCACGACTACCCCGCGACGGTGTTCGTCAACACCGACTACGTGGATGGCGAGGATCGACTCTCGGTCGACGACCTCGAGTCCTTACAGGACGACGGGTGGACGATCGCCAGCCAGAGTGCCAACAACGCGTCACTCATAGACCAGGACGCGGCCGGGCAGGAAGACCAGATCAGCAGCGCCGTCTCGTGGCTCGACGACCACGGCTTCGACAGCGCCTACTTCTCGTACCCGCTCGACGGCTACGACGAGTCGGCGCTCGAACTCGTCGACGAGTACCACGACCTCGGCTTCGTCGGCGGCTTCGCGGGCCACGGCTACCTCACCAACGCGGCGCTCGCACCGCAGGCCGCCACCCCGGACGCCGACGAGGTGACCACACTGCTGGATCTGACCGCCGAATACAACACGATCACGTCGCTGTCCTACGGCACGCTCGAGGGCAGCACGCTCACGGCCTTCGAGGCGGCCGTCTCGAAGATTTCGGAACTCGAGTCCGAAGGCGAACTCGAGGTCGTCTCGCCGAGTGACGTCGCGTCGGACAACATCGCCGAGTAA
- the thiM gene encoding hydroxyethylthiazole kinase yields the protein MVDTLPADVTGGDLAASLEAIGETTPLVQHLTNTVTMNDVANLTLHWDALPVMADSPGDAGEMAAGAAALLFNTGQVPEGKVEAMHEAGATAADREIPLVLDPVGVGATPTREAVAEALLEDLEFSIIKGNYGEISALAGVEAEVRGVESVGEYDEIEDAARSLADITGATVVASGVSDVIATGDEAIRVTAGHERLSEVVGTGCMLGATLATFRGALEDAATAAVHGTLAFGIAGERAAEMAHNGPESYRTNFHDAVAGLSPTVVADLELEDRIERVD from the coding sequence ATGGTTGACACACTGCCAGCCGACGTCACCGGCGGCGACCTCGCGGCGTCGCTCGAGGCGATCGGCGAGACGACGCCGCTCGTCCAGCATCTGACCAACACCGTGACGATGAACGACGTCGCGAACCTGACCCTCCACTGGGACGCACTCCCGGTGATGGCTGACTCGCCGGGTGACGCGGGCGAGATGGCCGCCGGCGCGGCCGCGCTCCTGTTCAACACCGGGCAGGTCCCCGAGGGGAAAGTCGAGGCCATGCACGAGGCCGGCGCAACCGCGGCCGACCGCGAGATTCCGCTCGTCCTCGATCCCGTCGGCGTCGGTGCGACGCCGACCCGCGAAGCAGTTGCCGAAGCCCTCCTCGAGGATCTCGAGTTTTCGATCATCAAGGGTAACTACGGCGAGATCAGCGCGCTCGCGGGCGTCGAAGCCGAGGTACGGGGCGTCGAATCTGTCGGCGAGTACGATGAAATCGAAGACGCGGCTCGGTCGCTGGCGGACATCACCGGCGCGACGGTCGTCGCGAGCGGCGTCTCAGACGTCATCGCCACTGGCGACGAAGCGATCCGCGTCACGGCTGGCCACGAACGGCTCTCCGAGGTCGTCGGCACCGGCTGTATGCTCGGTGCGACGCTCGCGACGTTCCGCGGCGCGCTGGAGGACGCCGCGACGGCCGCCGTTCACGGCACGCTCGCGTTCGGGATCGCGGGCGAGCGCGCGGCCGAGATGGCCCACAACGGGCCCGAAAGCTACCGCACGAACTTCCACGACGCCGTCGCCGGACTCTCGCCGACCGTCGTCGCTGATCTCGAACTCGAGGATCGGATCGAACGCGTCGACTGA
- a CDS encoding sulfurtransferase — MATDYANDVLVTADWVEDRLEEFQSDDSTYRLVEVDVDTEAYDEEHAPGAIGFNWETQLQDQTRRDVLEKDEFEDLLGSHGISEDSTVVLYGDNANWFAAYTYWQFKYYGHEEVYLLDGGREYWLENDYPTTEEVPEFSAVEYDAAGPRESIRAYREDVENAIERGVPLVDVRSPEEFTGEILAPPGLKETAQRGGHVPGARNISWAAVTDDDGTFKSREDLEELYAEEGIDGNESIVAYCRIGERSSVAWFALHELLGYEDAVNYDGSWTEWGNLVNAPIEKGEAE, encoded by the coding sequence ATGGCAACCGACTACGCCAACGACGTACTCGTCACCGCCGATTGGGTCGAGGACCGTCTCGAGGAGTTCCAGAGCGACGATTCCACCTATCGACTCGTCGAGGTCGACGTCGACACCGAAGCCTACGACGAAGAGCACGCTCCCGGCGCGATCGGGTTCAACTGGGAGACTCAGCTGCAAGACCAGACGCGCCGCGACGTCCTCGAAAAAGATGAGTTCGAAGACCTGCTCGGCAGCCACGGCATCAGTGAGGACTCGACGGTCGTCCTCTACGGTGACAACGCGAACTGGTTCGCCGCCTACACCTACTGGCAGTTCAAGTACTACGGCCACGAGGAGGTCTACCTGCTCGACGGTGGCCGCGAGTACTGGCTCGAGAACGACTACCCAACCACCGAAGAGGTGCCAGAGTTCTCGGCTGTCGAGTACGACGCCGCCGGTCCACGCGAGAGCATTCGTGCCTACCGCGAGGACGTCGAAAACGCGATCGAGCGTGGCGTTCCGCTCGTCGACGTTCGGTCGCCCGAGGAGTTCACCGGTGAGATTCTCGCCCCGCCAGGCCTCAAAGAGACCGCCCAGCGCGGCGGCCACGTCCCCGGCGCGCGAAACATCTCGTGGGCTGCCGTGACGGACGACGACGGCACCTTCAAATCGCGTGAGGACCTCGAGGAGCTCTACGCCGAGGAAGGCATCGACGGCAACGAGTCGATCGTCGCCTACTGCCGTATCGGCGAGCGCTCGTCGGTCGCCTGGTTCGCCCTGCACGAACTGCTCGGCTACGAGGATGCCGTCAACTACGACGGCTCCTGGACCGAGTGGGGCAACCTCGTCAACGCGCCGATCGAGAAGGGCGAGGCGGAGTGA
- a CDS encoding DUF7553 family protein, with amino-acid sequence MAREQLEDAAETLQDAADVAAEDAVRDRLETQSDQFATLAEADRGPDHGTLARHEHILTEIADDAGGDVASHVEDALESVRAFRETVEGV; translated from the coding sequence ATGGCTCGAGAACAGCTCGAAGACGCCGCCGAAACGCTACAGGACGCAGCCGACGTTGCGGCCGAGGACGCCGTCCGCGACCGCCTCGAGACGCAGTCGGATCAGTTCGCAACGCTGGCCGAGGCCGACCGCGGGCCGGACCACGGCACGCTCGCTCGCCACGAACACATCCTCACCGAAATCGCGGACGATGCGGGTGGCGACGTCGCGTCCCACGTCGAGGACGCCCTCGAGTCGGTTCGGGCGTTCCGCGAGACGGTCGAGGGCGTGTAG
- a CDS encoding GNAT family N-acetyltransferase, with translation MDAAPQIRLATPEDAAAVREIYAPFCESTAVTFEETAPTEAELAARIDSTLETYPWLVCELDDGVVGYAYAGSLRKRRAYEWVVELSVYVADDARRSGVGRALYESLFAILERQGFCDAYAVTTLPNPATVRFHEQLGFERVADFPAMGYTQDAWHDVAWWRRSIAEKAADPEPPTPLPVARDAPDWGGLVRTGVDRLESS, from the coding sequence ATGGACGCTGCCCCGCAGATTCGACTCGCGACCCCGGAAGACGCGGCCGCAGTTCGTGAGATCTACGCCCCGTTCTGTGAATCGACGGCCGTCACCTTCGAAGAAACCGCACCGACTGAGGCCGAACTGGCCGCCCGCATCGACTCGACGCTCGAGACCTACCCGTGGCTCGTCTGTGAACTCGATGACGGTGTCGTCGGCTACGCCTACGCGGGATCGTTGCGAAAGCGCCGTGCCTACGAGTGGGTCGTCGAACTCTCCGTCTACGTCGCCGACGACGCCCGCCGGTCGGGCGTCGGCCGGGCGCTGTACGAGTCGCTGTTTGCGATCCTCGAGCGACAGGGATTCTGTGACGCCTACGCCGTGACGACGCTGCCGAACCCTGCGACGGTTCGATTCCACGAACAGCTCGGGTTCGAACGCGTCGCCGACTTTCCCGCGATGGGCTACACGCAGGACGCGTGGCACGACGTCGCCTGGTGGCGGCGGTCGATCGCCGAGAAGGCGGCCGATCCGGAGCCGCCGACACCGTTGCCAGTCGCTCGAGACGCGCCCGACTGGGGCGGGCTGGTTCGGACGGGGGTGGATCGGCTCGAGTCGTCGTAG
- a CDS encoding RNA-binding domain-containing protein — MTDIYRVDVEITAPVYDTEVTSRVVDAVSNIFPNADIEEEFGEIRAEAHAMDHFSELLHKQEILDTARGEFFANREGDRFSFALKKQAAFEDRVNFSVGEPDELGEISVRVRVEEPTLEEYIDHIAPPTEDGRPIEG, encoded by the coding sequence ATGACTGACATCTACCGCGTGGACGTCGAAATCACGGCACCGGTCTACGATACGGAGGTCACGAGTCGCGTCGTCGACGCCGTCTCGAACATCTTTCCGAACGCCGACATCGAGGAGGAGTTCGGCGAGATCAGGGCCGAAGCCCACGCGATGGACCACTTTTCGGAGCTGTTGCACAAACAGGAGATCCTCGATACCGCCCGCGGCGAGTTCTTCGCCAATCGCGAGGGCGATCGCTTCTCGTTTGCCCTCAAAAAGCAAGCCGCGTTCGAGGATCGCGTGAACTTTTCGGTGGGTGAACCGGACGAGCTCGGCGAGATCAGCGTCCGCGTGCGCGTCGAAGAGCCGACCCTCGAAGAGTACATCGACCACATTGCCCCGCCGACGGAAGACGGCCGCCCGATCGAAGGTTGA
- a CDS encoding AAA family ATPase, producing the protein MHVIGTVGLPGSGKSEAATVAREHGIPVVTMGDVVRQETADRGLDPTKDHGSVAQALRDENGPTAIAERSLPMIEDRLENYEAVVVDGIRSDAEVDIFEERFGEAFTLVSIEAPFEVRAERIDARGRDAGADDGGEGLAARDERERSFGMDDAMDRADVVVENTDSLEAFHDRMRTIIRDEAGQAGDEDESEPTPESESNTEVNQP; encoded by the coding sequence ATGCACGTCATCGGAACAGTGGGGCTTCCCGGCAGCGGGAAAAGCGAAGCAGCTACCGTCGCACGCGAACACGGCATCCCGGTGGTGACGATGGGCGACGTCGTCCGTCAGGAGACGGCCGACCGTGGCCTCGATCCGACGAAAGACCACGGCAGCGTCGCCCAGGCACTGCGCGACGAAAACGGACCGACGGCGATCGCCGAGCGTTCACTGCCGATGATCGAAGATCGCCTCGAGAACTACGAGGCGGTCGTCGTCGACGGCATTCGCTCCGATGCCGAGGTCGATATCTTCGAGGAACGCTTCGGCGAGGCGTTTACGCTCGTCAGTATCGAAGCGCCGTTCGAGGTGCGTGCCGAGCGCATCGACGCCCGCGGCCGTGACGCAGGCGCAGACGACGGTGGCGAGGGGCTGGCGGCTCGCGACGAACGCGAGCGCAGTTTCGGGATGGACGACGCGATGGACCGCGCCGATGTCGTCGTCGAGAACACCGACTCGCTCGAGGCGTTTCACGACCGAATGCGAACGATCATCCGGGACGAAGCCGGACAGGCCGGCGACGAGGACGAATCGGAACCGACACCTGAATCCGAATCGAACACGGAAGTCAATCAGCCATGA
- a CDS encoding CBS domain-containing protein, with protein sequence MHESLTASEIMVTDVVTASPGASATDAARLLRDEHVSSVVVVRDETPVGIVTEGDFATQLCERSDLGRTKLSDVMSSPLETITPETAIVDAVALLRAEGIEHLPVVSDGGDDDSSTLVGILTTTELSYYVPHLAHQTGGLEARKPRRQVRTDTQYERDDWSFEYHGEDESTVSVGDVAEFSKPISDDDVASFAEVTGDTNRLHLDDAYAAETRFGRRIVHGILANGLISAALARLPGLTIYLSQESSFLAPLSIGDRVTAVCEVVGDLGESKYRIETTVVDGDGTTVLEGDAVVLIDELPPKAALEGDAATAD encoded by the coding sequence ATGCACGAGTCACTTACTGCCTCGGAGATCATGGTCACCGACGTCGTCACCGCCTCGCCCGGCGCGAGTGCGACCGACGCTGCGAGACTGCTGCGCGATGAACACGTCAGCTCGGTCGTCGTCGTTCGCGACGAGACCCCCGTCGGCATCGTCACAGAAGGTGACTTCGCCACCCAACTCTGCGAGCGATCCGACCTCGGCAGGACCAAACTGAGCGATGTGATGTCAAGCCCACTCGAGACGATTACACCTGAGACGGCCATCGTCGACGCGGTGGCACTCCTCCGGGCCGAAGGCATCGAACACCTGCCGGTCGTCAGCGACGGTGGAGACGATGATTCAAGCACGCTCGTCGGGATCCTCACGACGACGGAGCTGTCCTACTACGTCCCGCATCTGGCCCACCAGACGGGGGGCCTCGAAGCCCGGAAGCCGCGACGGCAGGTTCGAACCGATACCCAGTACGAACGCGACGACTGGTCGTTCGAGTACCATGGCGAGGACGAGTCGACTGTCTCCGTCGGCGACGTCGCCGAGTTCTCGAAACCGATCTCCGACGACGACGTCGCGTCGTTCGCCGAGGTCACGGGCGACACGAACCGCCTCCACTTGGACGACGCGTACGCCGCCGAAACTCGCTTTGGCCGACGGATCGTTCACGGCATCCTCGCGAACGGCCTGATCAGCGCCGCGCTGGCTCGACTCCCCGGGTTGACGATCTACCTCTCACAGGAGAGTAGCTTCCTCGCGCCGCTGTCGATCGGCGACCGCGTCACGGCCGTCTGTGAAGTTGTCGGCGACCTCGGCGAGTCGAAGTACCGGATCGAGACGACCGTCGTCGACGGTGATGGAACGACAGTCCTCGAGGGCGATGCCGTCGTTCTCATCGACGAGTTGCCGCCGAAAGCGGCGCTCGAGGGGGACGCAGCGACGGCCGACTGA
- a CDS encoding signal recognition particle protein Srp54: MVLDDLGSSLRGTLDKLRGKSRISEEDIEEIVKEIQRSLLSADVDVSLVMELSDNIKERALEEEPPAGTPARDFVLRIVYEELVALIGESTELPLEEQTILLAGLQGSGKTTSAAKMAWWFSTKGLRPAVIQTDTFRPGAYEQAQEMAGRAEVDYYGNPDSEDPVEIARKGLEATSEADVHIVDTAGRHALEEDLIDEIEQIEDVVEPDTSLLVLDAAIGQGAKEQAQQFDESIGIDGVVITKLDGTAKGGGALTAVDQTDSSIAFLGTGEEVQDIERFEPDGFISRLLGMGDLGQLAERVERAMEQTQVEDDDWEPEDMLSGQFTLNDMQKQMEAMNNMGPLDQVMDMIPGFGGGIKDQLPDDAMDVTQERMRTFSVIMDSMTDAEKEYPKAIGASQIERIARGSGTSEEKVRELLQQYKMMEKTIKQFQGMGSEKEMQRMMKQMQQQGGGGGMGGMGPF; encoded by the coding sequence ATGGTACTCGACGATCTCGGCAGTTCTCTGCGGGGCACTTTAGATAAACTTCGCGGGAAGTCACGCATCAGCGAGGAAGACATCGAGGAGATCGTCAAGGAGATTCAGCGCTCCTTGCTTTCCGCCGACGTCGACGTCTCGCTCGTGATGGAGCTGTCGGACAACATCAAAGAACGCGCACTCGAAGAAGAGCCGCCAGCCGGCACGCCGGCGCGGGATTTCGTCCTCCGGATCGTCTACGAGGAACTGGTCGCCCTTATCGGCGAGTCGACCGAGTTGCCACTCGAGGAACAGACGATCCTGCTTGCCGGCCTGCAGGGGTCGGGGAAGACGACCTCCGCCGCGAAGATGGCCTGGTGGTTCTCGACGAAGGGGCTTCGTCCCGCCGTGATCCAGACGGACACGTTCCGACCCGGTGCCTACGAGCAGGCCCAGGAGATGGCCGGCCGCGCCGAGGTCGACTACTACGGCAACCCCGACAGCGAGGACCCCGTCGAAATCGCCCGCAAGGGACTCGAGGCAACCAGCGAAGCCGACGTCCACATCGTGGACACGGCGGGTCGCCACGCGCTCGAGGAGGACCTGATCGACGAGATCGAGCAGATTGAGGACGTCGTCGAGCCAGACACCTCGCTGCTCGTGCTGGACGCGGCGATCGGACAGGGCGCGAAAGAGCAGGCCCAGCAGTTCGACGAGTCGATCGGCATCGACGGCGTCGTCATCACGAAACTAGACGGGACGGCGAAAGGTGGTGGCGCGCTGACGGCAGTCGACCAGACCGATTCGTCGATCGCGTTTCTCGGGACCGGCGAGGAGGTCCAGGACATCGAGCGCTTCGAGCCCGACGGCTTCATCTCGCGGCTGCTCGGCATGGGCGACCTCGGCCAGCTCGCAGAGCGCGTCGAGCGCGCGATGGAGCAGACCCAAGTCGAAGACGACGACTGGGAGCCCGAGGACATGCTTTCGGGCCAGTTCACCCTCAATGACATGCAAAAGCAGATGGAGGCGATGAACAACATGGGGCCGCTCGATCAGGTCATGGACATGATCCCCGGCTTCGGTGGCGGGATCAAAGACCAGCTCCCCGACGACGCGATGGATGTCACCCAGGAGCGGATGCGCACCTTCAGCGTCATCATGGACTCGATGACCGACGCCGAAAAAGAGTATCCGAAAGCCATCGGTGCGAGCCAGATCGAACGCATCGCCCGCGGCTCGGGCACCAGTGAGGAGAAAGTCCGGGAACTGCTCCAGCAGTACAAGATGATGGAGAAGACGATCAAGCAGTTCCAGGGCATGGGCTCGGAAAAAGAGATGCAGCGCATGATGAAACAGATGCAACAGCAAGGCGGCGGTGGCGGCATGGGCGGCATGGGCCCGTTCTGA